A single window of Mangifera indica cultivar Alphonso chromosome 18, CATAS_Mindica_2.1, whole genome shotgun sequence DNA harbors:
- the LOC123201965 gene encoding formin-like protein 5: protein MIVMINQDQMGVMRVSYFIFMITLLCGSLMVASEFMTTSEEMFLSRLVNPETGEVDNDMAELLWISCRDDLIHLEGVVEDPNLCLSEETPGGINEIKSTSQSLARGNVQKLDNVLHPCLKQTLLQCLRKNSLLFHVSSEGGSWLTRYLEFLLPRFGAPRQKLGHQSRRRIIEIPAPAPGPIPSRVSEPSPPPSSSPKPFFPVYSSPPPVVDESSSTNSSSGGNVNVDKKSNNRVTIIVAVVVTAAVTFFLAALLFFCCRRLRNGGDRWNDERPLLSVSMSNYTVGPGNSVKEEKLSHQSLDGKFAALEAIGAATKYSDDSLDTSCNINGQVLPPLKPSPGRTDATHLGMPPLKPPPGRAEPLPPEPPASLRPTAPLNSPPPAPKPPPPPPPMAPIVRPGPPPPPQPPMAPSVRPGPPPPPLPMAHGAKPGVPLPPIPQGAPAPPRPPPPMPTGLKAPRPPLGSKHPSSSEGSGTKGDSDAPKAKLKPFFWDKVLANPDNSMVWHQIKSGSFQFNEEMIETLFGYAPNDKMKDEGKRESSSLDQASLSIQIIDPKKAQNLAIVLRALNVTTEEVHDALLEGNELPVELLQTLLKMAPTADEELKLRLYSGELSQLGPAERFLKALVDIPYGFKRMEALLFMCSLQEEVMTMKESFETLEVACKELRNSRLFLKLLEAVLKTGNRMNDGTFRGGAQAFKLDTLLKLSDVKGVDGKTTLLHFVVQEIIRSEGIKAAHAASSNNFKTDGLQEILYDDEVRYRSLGLQAVSNLSSELENVKKAAAIDADNLTGTVATLGQSLIKSREFLNTDMKNSEEISGFHETLKSFVRNAEVDVMWLLEEEKRIMNLVKSTGDYFHGKAGKDEGLRLFVIVRDFLIILDKACKEVGEAQKISVKTLKKEGYIGSSSSDPRQQPSPDLHQRLFPAIAERRKNDSSSDEEE, encoded by the exons ATGATTGTAATGATAAATCAAGATCAAATGGGTGTGATGAGAGtaagttatttcatttttatgataaCTCTACTTTGTGGATCATTAATGGTCGCTTCAGAATTCATGACCACCAGCGAGGAAATGTTCCTCAGCAGATTGGTCAATCCGGAGACTGGAGAGGTAGACAATGACATG GCTGAGCTACTATGGATCAGTTGTAGAGACGACTTGATCCACTTGGAGGGAGTTGTTGAAGATCCTAACTTATGCCTTTCAGAAGAAACTCCTGGTGGCATCAATGAAATCAAGTCAACAAGTCAGTCGTTGGCAAGAGGGAACGTTCAGAAATTGGATAATGTGCTGCATCCCTGCTTGAAGCAAACTCTTCTGCAATGTTTAAGAAAGAACAGTCTGTTGTTTCATGTTAGTAGCGAAGGTGGCTCTTGGCTCACCAGGTATCTTGAGTTCCTGCTTCCAAGGTTTGGTGCTCCTAGGCAGAAATTGGGCCATCAATCACGACGGAGAATTATTGAAATACCTGCCCCTGCTCCTGGTCCCATTCCATCACGAGTTTCTGAACCTTCACCTCCTCCTTCATCTTCACCTAAGCCATTTTTCCCAGTTTATTCTAGTCCACCACCCGTAGTTGATGAAAGCTCCTCTACAAATTCTAGTTCTGGAGGCAATGTAAATGTagataaaaaaagtaataaccGTGTCACTATTATTGTCGCTGTAGTTGTGACAGCAGCAGTGACATTTTTTCTTGCAGCATTGCTCTTTTTCTGCTGTCGTAGGTTAAGGAATGGTGGAGATAGATGGAACGATGAGAGGCCCCTTCTCAGTGTAAGCATGAGCAACTACACTGTGg GTCCAGGAAATTCAGTTAAAGAAGAGAAGCTTAGTCATCAATCACTGGATGGAAAATTTGCAGCATTAGAAGCTATTGGTGCTGCTACCAAATATTCTGATGATTCTCTGGACACATCTTGCAACATAAATGGACAGGTGTTACCACCTTTGAAGCCTTCCCCTGGAAGGACTGATGCCACCCATCTGGGAATGCCTCCCCTGAAGCCGCCTCCCGGCAGGGCAGAACCTCTCCCTCCAGAACCGCCTGCTTCTCTGAGACCTACTGCTCCTTTAAATTCTCCACCTCCTGCCCCTAAACCACCACCTCCTCCACCACCGATGGCTCCTATTGTGAGACCAGGTCCACCACCTCCTCCACAACCACCTATGGCTCCCAGTGTGAGACCAGGCCCACCACCTCCTCCACTCCCTATGGCTCATGGTGCGAAGCCAGGTGTACCACTACCTCCAATTCCACAAGGTGCTCCTGCTCCTCCTCGACCACCACCACCGATGCCAACGGGTTTAAAGGCCCCTCGGCCACCTCTTGGATCAAAACATCCATCTTCCAGTGAAGGATCTGGCACGAAGGGTGATAGTGATGCTCCTAAAGCCAAGTTGAAGCCATTTTTCTGGGATAAAGTTCTAGCCAATCCAGACAATTCAATGGTTTGGCATCAGATTAAATCAGGATCATTCCA GTTCAATGAGGAGATGATAGAAACTTTGTTTGGATATGCGCCCAATGATAAAATGAAAGATGAAGGCAAGAGAGAGTCCTCTTCCTTGGATCAGGCATCCCTGTCTATTCAGATCATTGATCCCAAAAAGGCTCAAAACTTAGCAATTGTGCTGCGGGCATTAAATGTGACAACGGAAGAAGTACATGATGCACTTCTTGAAG ggAATGAACTTCCTGTGGAACTTCTTCAAACTTTGTTAAAGATGGCACCAACAGCAGATGAAGAGCTGAAGCTTAGGTTGTACAGTGGTGAACTTTCTCAACTTGGTCCTGCTGAGCGGTTTCTTAAAGCCTTGGTTGACATTCCATATGGTTTTAAACGAATGGAAGCACTACTTTTCATGTGTTCACTTCAAGAGGAAGTTATGACTATGAAGGAGTCCTTTGAAACTCTGGAG GTTGCTTGTAAGGAACTCCGAAACAGCCGACTATTCCTGAAGCTTCTAGAGGCTGTTCTTAAAACTGGCAATCGCATGAATGACGGGACTTTCCGTGGTGGTGCACAAGCTTTCAAACTCGATACACTTTTGAAATTATCAGACGTAAAAGGAGTAGATGGCAAGACCACATTATTGCATTTTGTTGTTCAGGAAATAATCCGTTCTGAAGGTATCAAAGCTGCTCATGCAGCAAGCTCCAACAATTTCAAAACAGATGGTCTTCAAGAAATTTTGTATGATGATGAAGTGCGCTACCGCAGCCTTGGGCTTCAGGCAGTTTCAAATTTGAGCAGTGAACTTGAAAATGTGAAGAAAGCTGCAGCTATAGATGCTGACAACTTAACAGGAACTGTAGCTACACTTGGTCAGTCACTAATAAAATCCCGAGAATTCCTGAACACAGACATGAAGAATTCAGAGGAAATTAGTGGATTCCATGAAACATTAAAAAGCTTTGTTCGGAATGCAGAGGTCGATGTCATGTGGTTGTtggaggaagaaaagagaatcATGAACCTGGTGAAGAGCACTGGTGATTATTTCCATGGGAAAGCAGGGAAGGATGAGGGCCTTCGATTGTTTGTCATAGTAAGGGACTTTTTGATCATTTTAGATAAGGCATGTAAAGAGGTGGGTGAGGCACAAAAGATATCTGTGAAAACACTCAAAAAAGAGGGATATATCGGATCATCTTCCTCTGATCCCCGCCAGCAACCCTCTCCGGATCTTCACCAGCGGCTATTCCCAGCAATTGCGGAGCGACGCAAGAATGATTCTAGTTCAGATGAAGAGGAATAA